TGAAGAACGTCGCCGGCTACGACCTGACGGCACTCATGACCGGCTCCGAAGGGACCCTGGGGGTCGTTACGGAGGTAGTGGTGAGGCTTCGCCCACGTCCGGTCGCGCTCGCGACCATAGTCGGGACGTTCCCCACGGGGCGGCACGCAGGGGCCGCCGCGGCCGGCGTGATGGCAGCCGGGCTGCAGCCGTCGCTGCTGGAGCTCATGGACAGGTCGATCGTGGAGGCGATCAACTCCTGGAAGGGACTGGGCCTAGACGGCACCGGTGCCGTCCTGCTCGCCCAGGCCGACGGCCCGACCAGCGCGGCGGACGCCGCCCGAATCCGGACGCACTTCGAGGCGGCGGGCGCCGAGACGGTCACCGTGTCCGACTCCGCCACCGAGGCGCACGAGCTGGCGGAGGTGCGACGCCTGGCGTTCCCGGCGACCGAGCGTCTCGGCTCCTGCCTGGTCGAGGACGTAGGCGTCCCCAGGTCCCGGCTGCCGGACCTGATTGACCGGATCGAGGAGATCGGCGTCCGGCACGGCGTGCGCATCATGACCGTCGCGCACGCCGGCGACGGCAACGCGCACCCCACCTTCGTGTTCGACCCAGGCCCCGACGGAGCGGTCCCACCGCGCGTGTGGAGCGCCGCGGACGAGGTGTTCTCCGCCGCCCTGTCCATGGGAGGCACCCTGTCGGGCGAGCACGGCGTGGGCGTGCTCAAGCAGCGGTGGCTCGCGAGCCAGGTCGGCGACGTGGCGATGGACGTGCAGCGTGCGATCAAGCACGCTCTCGACCCGCTCGGCCTGCTGAATCCGGGACGCGCGATCTAGGACGGCGCAGGGAGGACCCGGGCGACGTGCACAGCTTCAGGCCCTCACTCCACCTCGATGTCGAAGAGGGTGTCGACCGAGGTCAGCGGCAGCGGGTCCGCGGCCACGATACGCGCCTTGACGGACGCCCTGCTTGCGGCGACATAGCGCTCGACGTCCTGAACGGTCATGCGCTTCTCCGGACCGCGCAGCCGGTAGAAGTCGAGGATAGTGGCACGGGGGATGTCGCCGTGTCGGGGCAGTGCCCGGTCTAGCAGGTCGCCTGCCCTGCCGTAGTCGATCTCCATCGCGTCCGCGTCGAAGAACTCGGCAACCCTGCCCTCGGGCTCCGCCGCGGCGATCAGGGCGCGGTCCCGGTCGTAGAGTCCCAGACGTATCGTCGTGCGCAGCCGGCCGCCCGGCGCCACGAGGCTTAGCAGGCTGGGCACACCGGCCAGCGCCTCGTCGTCGGTGAACCGGTTCACCAGCCGATCGGCGAGGACGAGGTCGAAGCGACCCCGGAGCGCGGGGGGTGCGGGCTCGGTCGCGTCATAGTGCTCGACGGAGCACCGCTCGCCCCCCGACCAATCCCGGGCGGCCTCCTGAATGGCCGCCCGCTGCCCCGGGGCGAAGTCCAGCACGGTCACCCGCGTCCCGCGGTCCACCGCGGCGCGGATCAGGTGGACGGTGGAGGCGCCCACCAC
The window above is part of the Nocardioides campestrisoli genome. Proteins encoded here:
- a CDS encoding FAD-binding oxidoreductase, producing the protein MSAFRHDRAHLVSPGVPLAVVRASTTEDVVASLRWAHEHGVPVVPRGAGTGLAGGASAIEGGLVLCTTRMDAILEISVPDQLAVVEAGVVTGDLDRAAAAHGLMYAPDPGSVDTCTIGGNVATNAGGLRCAKYGVTRDSVLGLKVVLADGRVLETGGRTVKNVAGYDLTALMTGSEGTLGVVTEVVVRLRPRPVALATIVGTFPTGRHAGAAAAGVMAAGLQPSLLELMDRSIVEAINSWKGLGLDGTGAVLLAQADGPTSAADAARIRTHFEAAGAETVTVSDSATEAHELAEVRRLAFPATERLGSCLVEDVGVPRSRLPDLIDRIEEIGVRHGVRIMTVAHAGDGNAHPTFVFDPGPDGAVPPRVWSAADEVFSAALSMGGTLSGEHGVGVLKQRWLASQVGDVAMDVQRAIKHALDPLGLLNPGRAI
- a CDS encoding class I SAM-dependent methyltransferase, with translation MGNPKSEAWDLIGSDYWAASYNGGPTGADITAMLEGVEGSTQVAVVGASTVHLIRAAVDRGTRVTVLDFAPGQRAAIQEAARDWSGGERCSVEHYDATEPAPPALRGRFDLVLADRLVNRFTDDEALAGVPSLLSLVAPGGRLRTTIRLGLYDRDRALIAAAEPEGRVAEFFDADAMEIDYGRAGDLLDRALPRHGDIPRATILDFYRLRGPEKRMTVQDVERYVAASRASVKARIVAADPLPLTSVDTLFDIEVE